From a region of the Syngnathus scovelli strain Florida chromosome 19, RoL_Ssco_1.2, whole genome shotgun sequence genome:
- the kcnh8 gene encoding potassium voltage-gated channel subfamily H member 8 has protein sequence MPVMKGLLAPQNTFLDTIATRFDGTHSNFILANAQVSKGFPIVYCSDGFCELTSFSRTEVMQKSCACKFLYGPETSESIINSIDDALEGRKEFKDEIMFYSKTAVLFWCLLDIVPIKNEKGDVVLFLASFKDITDIKAKSIQEDKKEDRRRDRIRTSSPFGSARMRSSTVLYHVSGHLHSRKKSKIKLNKNVFGEPPALPEYKVADAKKSKFILLHYSTCKAGWDWLILLATFYVAVTVPYNVCFIGDDDDLTRSTTVSDIAVEILFILDIVFNFRTTYVSKSGQVIFDARQICFHYLTTWFIIDLVAALPFDLLYAFKVSVVSVVHLLKTVRLLRLLRLLQKMDRYSQHSTVVLTLLMSMFALLAHWMACIWYIIGKMEMEANAYNWDIGWLHELAKRLESPYYPMGSVNNTGSGPAIRSVYVASLYFTLSSLTSVGFGNVSANTDIEKIFSICVMLIGALMHALVFGNVTAIIQRMYSRWSQYHTRTKDLKDFIRVHHLPHSLKQRMLEYFQTTWSVNNGIDCNELLKDFPDELRSDITMHLNKEILELSLFASASRGCLRSLSLHIKTTFCAPGEYLLREGDALQAIFFVCSGSMEVLKDGMVLAILGKGDLIGANLSLDDRVIKTNADVKALTYCDLQCINLKGLYEVLDLYPEYSHHFVQDIQQDLTYNLREGQETHVKAKLSTAALDSQSGVKRNGRLVQGCAPLDETQRGHDKDVRQDDDCLSSEQNRAVTLRAAGGSSPDDRANHGSAGRNSEKSGRMSQEITLVTLDPCDLSPRVVDGTEDNEGTESLLPFPGFSSNRGCHDNDPTSASASTTETPHISTAELAAKAEETRGQLRQLNQQVLNLGREVADLGQVMKRMAQLMETLMSSGPQATVACPTHCSPGQRIHPAHTRCPSPPSSQTPSIWTDTPPSRLPAPSWHRPRDLQLGYAPGPFQTQSSSIIAEAQLTSSPFGSPETHRCKDGLSTSIRSRVHGPPPQDGSGASPHRRYGRSPPCGLVELYQNQSKTL, from the exons TTGCGCCTGTAAATTCCTCTACGGCCCCGAGACCAGCGAAAGTATCATCAACAGCATCGACGATGCTCTGGAGGGACGCAAGGAGTTTAAGGATGAGATCATGTTTTATAGTAAGACAG cggtGCTCTTCTGGTGCCTGTTGGACATTGTACCGATTAAGAACGAAAAGGGGGACGTGGTGCTCTTTCTGGCTTCGTTCAAGGACATCACTGATATTAAAGCCAAAAGCATTCAAGAGGACAAGAAAGAAG ATCGACGGCGAGACAGAATCAGAACAAGCTCTCCGTTCGGTTCTGCTCGGATGCGGAGCAGCACGGTGCTCTACCACGTCTCCGGGCACCTCCATAGCAGAAAGAAGAGCAAAATTAAGCTCAATAAG AATGTGTTTGGCGAGCCTCCCGCCCTGCCAGAGTACAAGGTAGCAGACGCCAAAAAGTCCAAATTCATCCTGCTGCATTACAGCACGTGCAAGGCCGGCTGGGACTGGCTGATCCTGCTCGCCACTTTCTACGTGGCCGTGACCGTGCCGTACAACGTGTGTTTCATCGGCGACGACGACGACCTCACCCGCAGCACGACCGTCAGCGACATCGCCGTGGAGATTCTCTTTATCCTGG ATATCGTTTTCAATTTCCGCACCACCTACGTCAGCAAGTCAGGCCAAGTGATCTTTGACGCTCGGCAGATTTGCTTTCACTACCTGACCACCTGGTTCATCATCGACCTGGTGGCCGCCTTGCCCTTTGACCTGCTCTATGCCTTCAAAGTCAGTGTG GTGTCCGTGGTGCACTTGTTGAAAACGGTGCGCCTGCTGCGTTTGCTTCGCCTCCTCCAGAAAATGGACCGCTACTCCCAGCACAGCACCGTGGTCCTGACCTTGCTCATGTCCATGTTCGCCTTGCTGGCTCATTGGATGGCCTGCATCTGGTACATCATCGGTAAAATGGAAATGGAGGCCAACGCCTACAACTGGGATATTG GTTGGCTTCACGAGCTGGCCAAGCGTCTGGAGTCGCCGTATTACCCCATGGGAAGCGTGAACAACACCGGCAGCGGGCCGGCCATCCGCAGCGTCTACGTGGCCTCGCTCTACTTCACCCTCAGCAGCCTCACCAGCGTGGGCTTCGGCAACGTGTCGGCCAACACCGACATCGAGAAGATCTTTTCCATTTGCGTCATGCTTATAGGAG CATTAATGCACGCATTGGTCTTTGGCAATGTGACAGCCATAATCCAGAGGATGTACTCCCGCTGGTCCCAGTATCACACCAGGACCAAAGACCTCAAGGACTTTATACGAGTGCATCATCTGCCGCACAGCCTGAAGCAGCGAATGCTGGAGTATTTTCAGACAACCTGGTCAGTCAACAACGGCATCGACTGTAATGAG CTGCTGAAGGACTTCCCGGATGAGCTCCGCTCCGACATCACCATGCATCTGAACAAGGAGATCCTGGAGCTGTCCCTCTTCGCCTCGGCCAGCAGGGGCTGCCTGCGCTCTCTGTCGCTCCACATCAAGACCACCTTCTGCGCTCCTGGAGAGTACCTCCTCCGAGAGGGCGATGCCCTGCAGGCCATCTTCTTTGTGTGCTCCGGGAGCATGGAGGTCTTGAAGGACGGCATGGTGTTGGCAATTCTTG GTAAAGGCGACCTGATTGGAGCCAACCTGTCCTTAGACGACCGAGTCATCAAAACCAACGCGGACGTGAAAGCGCTGACCTACTGCGACCTGCAGTGTATTAATTTAAAGGGTCTGTATGAGGTGCTGGACCTCTACCCGGAGTACTCGCATCACTTTGTGCAGGACATTCAGCAGGATCTCACCTACAACCTGAGGGAGGGACAAGAGACACAT GTGAAGGCCAAACTGTCCACTGCAGCTCTTGACTCTCAG TCAGGTGTGAAAAGGAACGGGCGACTCGTTCAGGGTTGCGCGCCTCTCGACGAGACCCAGCGGGGACATGACAAGGACGTGAGGCAAGATGATGATTGTCTGTCATCGGAGCAGAACAGGGCAGTGACCCTCAGGGCCGCCGGTGGGTCGTCTCCAGACGATCGAGCCAATCACGGAAGCGCGGGACGCAACTCTGAAAAGTCTGGAAGGATGAGCCAGGAGATTACACTGGTCACGTTGGACCCTTGCGACTTGAGCCCGAG GGTAGTGGACGGAACAGAGGACAACGAAGGGACAGAAAGTCTGCTGCCCTTCCCAGGTTTCTCTTCCAACcgtggttgccatgacaatgaTCCCACCAGTGCCTCAGCATCCACCACAG AAACGCCACACATCAGCACGGCGGAATTAGCTGCAAAAGCCGAGGAGACCAGAGGACAACTCCGACAGCTCAACCAACAG GTGCTAAACCTAGGCAGGGAAgtagcagaccttggccaggtgATGAAGCGAATGGCCCAGCTCATGGAGACCCTGATGTCATCCGGGCCCCAAGCAACAGTGGCGTGCCCCACACATTGCTCCCCGGGCCAGCGCATTCACCCGGCCCACACGCGCTGCCCTTCCCCACCCTCGTCTCAGACTCCCTCCATCTGGACGGACACGCCCCCCTCTCGGCTCCCGGCGCCCTCGTGGCACAGACCCCGGGACCTTCAACTGGGGTACGCCCCCGGTCCCTTTCAAACGCAATCCTCCTCCATCATCGCAGAGGCACAGCTGACTTCCTCGCCCTTCGGCTCACCGGAGACTCACCGATGCAAAGACGGGCTTTCTACCTCTATCAGGTCAAGGGTACACGGTCCACCTCCGCAGGACGGGAGTGGCGCGAGCCCTCATCGGAGGTACGGGCGCTCCCCTCCCTGTGGACTCGTGGAGCTCTACCAGAACCAAAGTAAGACTTTGTAG
- the LOC125986996 gene encoding polypeptide N-acetylgalactosaminyltransferase 15 gives MGLWGRHRRILCLWLLLLGVTLLLLIVSDLFHEEEEQQRSHQTLAGAPRRPFQRPPDPPDDLELIGDADLELVPEFVPINSLKEDQLLFVASTQNAKDLRHKNGYYKMFLPASRKEFLSGRVEEEEEQDQYDNQISAYRSLPEARHPKCFGEQYSESLPSASVVICFHDEAWSTLLRTLHSVISTAPSAFLLELLLVDDFSTHDNLKTELSEYVSHLDGVRLIRSTKRLGVGGCRNLGASIASGEVLVFMDSHVECHNGWLEPLLERVAQDRTRVVSPIMDVIHWETFMYNATRWPVWGVFDWNLDFSWESKPQLLDGDSDLAVEPVLSPALGGGVLAMDRHFFHKVGAFDPGILLWGGEQIELSIRVWSCGGSMEVVPCSRVAHLDHRLPRPPSRFQDQEQLERNKIRIADTWMDTYRNIFYRRDTLAHFIRQSERPNITERQQLKMTLGCRDFHWYLTTIHPQLYIPQDRPGFSGELYNVAVGGCIDHHPGQGAQVGAMILAPCSGTGRQHCDLNSDGEVRWGPAGALCMDAVGDQVVLSQCWQPISERLQWTFIKLSGQLLHRQSQLCVEAVKDGRGTPSDQVGAQTGAGDLVLRPCTRHPTQQWHFEQLVSP, from the exons ATGGGGCTGTGGGGCAGACACCGGAGGATCTTGTGTTTATGGTTGTTGCTTCTTGGAGTCACTTTGCTTCTGTTGATAGTTTCTGACCTTTTCcacgaagaagaagaacaacaaCGCTCCCACCAGACACTTGCTGGCGCCCCACGCCGCCCCTTCCAGCGGCCCCCGGATCCACCGGACGATTTGGAGCTGATCGGAGACGCAGACTTGGAGCTGGTACCCGAGTTCGTCCCCATTAACTCGCTTAAGGAGGACCAACTTTTGTTCGTGGCGTCCACGCAGAACGCAAAAGACCTGCGGCATAAGAATGGGTATTACAAGATGTTCTTGCCCGCGTCGAGGAAGGAATTTCTGTCCGGTcgtgtggaagaagaagaagagcaggATCAATACGACAACCAGATCTCAGCGTATCGCTCACTGCCCGAGGCGCGACATCCTAA GTGCTTTGGCGAACAGTACAGTGAATCATTGCCTTCTGCCAGCGTGGTCATCTGCTTTCACGATGAGGCTTGGTCCACACTTTTACGCACACTGCACAGCGTCATCAGCACAGCGCCCAGTGCTTTCCTGCTGGAGCTCCTCCTAGTGGACGACTTCAGTACACATG ATAACTTGAAGACTGAGCTCAGTGAATATGTGTCCCACCTGGATGGGGTACGTTTGATTCGCAGCACAAAGCGCCTCGGGGTCGGAGGGTGCCGTAACCTGGGTGCATCCATAGcttcgggggaggttctggtgtTCATGGATTCACACGTTGAATGCCACAACGGCTGGCTGGAACCACTCCTGGAGAGGGTGGCCCAGGACAG GACCAGAGTTGTTTCCCCCATCATGGATGTGATCCACTGGGAGACTTTCATGTACAACGCCACCCGGTGGCCAGTGTGGGGGGTTTTCGACTGGAATCTGGACTTTTCCTGGGAATCCAAACCGCAACTGCTGGACGGGGACTCGGACTTGGCGGTTGAACCTGTATT GAGTCCAGCATTAGGAGGTGGAGTTCTGGCCATGGATAGACATTTCTTCCATAAAGTGGGAGCCTTTGATCCTGGGATTCTACTGTGGGGAGGAGAACAGATTGAGCTGTCAATCAGG GTGTGGTCGTGCGGCGGCTCAATGGAGGTGGTTCCTTGCTCCCGAGTGGCCCACCTAGACCACCGCCTCCCCCGCCCCCCTTCCCGTTTCCAAGACCAGGAGCAGCTTGAGAGGAACAAGATCCGCATAGCTGACACGTGGATGGACACGTACCGCAATATTTTCTACAGGCGGGACACGCTGGCTCATTTTATtaggcag tctgagaggccgaatattaccGAGCGCCAGCAGTTGAAGATGACTTTGGGATGTAGGGACTTCCACTGGTACCTGACGACGATCCATCCCCAACTTTACATTCCGCAGGATAGACCAGGATTCTCGGGCGAG TTGTACAACGTCGCAGTCGGTGGCTGCATCGACCACCACCCGGGTCAAGGGGCGCAAGTCGGAGCCATGATCCTAGCGCCGTGCAGTGGCACAGGCAGGcag CATTGTGACCTCAACTCCGACGGGGAAGTGCGATGGGGTCCCGCGGGGGCTTTGTGTATGGACGCCGTCGGAGACCAGGTGGTCCTCTCCCAGTGTTGGCAGCCAATCAGCGAAAGGCTCCAGTGGACGTTCATAAAG CTGAGTGGCCAGTTGCTACATCGGCAGTCTcagctgtgtgtggaggctgtgAAGGATGGACGTGGCACGCCATCGGACCAAGTCGGTGCCCAGACGGGTGCGGGAGACCTCGTCTTGCGCCCCTGCACGCGGCATCCCACGCAGCAGTGGCACTTTGAGCAGCTCGTGTCGCCCTAA